DNA sequence from the Marinilongibacter aquaticus genome:
ATATCCACACACGGCCACGGTCGTCAATATCCATGTCGGTGGGGTTCAGCATCATGGGTTCCGATGCGAAGAGTGTAACTTCCAAATCTTTATCTTCAAGGGCAATTCCCTCAAGTGCATATTCGGCACTTCTCTTTTGCTCGTCGCTCAGGGCCGCATACTCTTCATTCGATAATTTTTGATGCGATTGATTGCAGGAATATAGGGCAATGGATATTCCCAATAGGCTCAGTATTTTTCTCATGGTTAAGGGCTTGAATTGCATATTTATAAGGTTGAATAAAAGCTTGAATCGTTGAGTTTCAGCTTGGTGTCGTCGGCCGAAAGGTGTTGGGCAAACAGTAAACGTTTAAGATTATACGCATCGTAATTGGCAGCGGTGGAGTCGAAACTTGCATAGCGAACCATTCCTGAAGAATGTATGAATCGCTTGTCGCCCAAATACAATGCCACATGGGTTACATGGTCGCGGTCGCGGCCAAAGAACAACAGATCTCCTTTTTGTACATTGGAAAAGTCTTCTGCAACTTCTATACGTTGCCCAACTTTGGCCTGCTGAGAAGCGTCTCTCGGAATATATAAGCCCTTGCCCATATAAACTGTGCGGGTAAATCCGCTGCAATCTACTCCTTTGAAACTTGTGCCGCCCCACAGATAGGGTACGCCCATTAACTGTACCGCAATGTTTTCAATGTCATTGCGGTTTGCTTGGGCCAAATAGTCGTCGAGTTCCATAAGCTGAGAAGCCGGCAAATAGCCCGAACGTCCTCCGGGAATCGCCACTTCTACAATATTGCCAGATCGACCTTTTTCGCCGACAAGATCGCCGAAGACAATGTCTGTCACAGGAAGGGAGCCCGCCGACTGCGTCTCGTGCACCGTGCCATAGGCTTGTGAAAACACAAGCTTCTTGCTTTCGTTAAAGGCTTGGTTGTCAAAACTTAGAGCCCCGCTGTCTACATAACCCAGATAATGATCGGGGCTTTGTACCAAATACCAACTGCCTTTTTTGTCGAGCACACGTATAGGGGTGCCCATCAAGGCTTGCGTTGAAAGTTCGGCAGAATGGCCAGGCTTGCTTCGGATATTCGCCACAGAAATGCGTACAAATGCCAAGGTATCGCTCCCCAATTCCTTTGCAGGCAAAAGTGCTATCGAATCGGTAAGATTAGCGTTTTTTGCTACATATTCGGCAATTGCAGCTTTTATTTGGGCTTGGTCGGTTTTCCCGTGAATGACTTGCTTCTCGACTTCGAAATCAAAAAATTTCTCTCTTTTGTCTGGAATAAATTCGGATTGAATCTTTTCCAAATCTTCGGTAATT
Encoded proteins:
- a CDS encoding C40 family peptidase, which encodes METPVKTRFVLSLLALILFQCKPQDTDKKITEDLEKIQSEFIPDKREKFFDFEVEKQVIHGKTDQAQIKAAIAEYVAKNANLTDSIALLPAKELGSDTLAFVRISVANIRSKPGHSAELSTQALMGTPIRVLDKKGSWYLVQSPDHYLGYVDSGALSFDNQAFNESKKLVFSQAYGTVHETQSAGSLPVTDIVFGDLVGEKGRSGNIVEVAIPGGRSGYLPASQLMELDDYLAQANRNDIENIAVQLMGVPYLWGGTSFKGVDCSGFTRTVYMGKGLYIPRDASQQAKVGQRIEVAEDFSNVQKGDLLFFGRDRDHVTHVALYLGDKRFIHSSGMVRYASFDSTAANYDAYNLKRLLFAQHLSADDTKLKLNDSSFYSTL